One Halobaculum roseum DNA segment encodes these proteins:
- a CDS encoding amino acid ABC transporter ATP-binding protein encodes MIRLSNVSKAYGDETVVDDASLSVEPGEVVAIIGPSGVGKTTLLRVLALFLRPDEGTVELDGTSVWEADDDTRLELRRRVGMVFQEASLFDASVARNVEYGLRVRRGWDDRLRDGLRSILGSNGTPEAVEGALDVVGLDDKLGQEADSLSGGEAQRVSFARSLAYDPTYLLLDEPTSDLDPRNTGLIEEAILEARDRGLGVVVATHDMHQAERIADRVGVLLGDGFTEVGPTETIFEDPSDERTRKFISGELVY; translated from the coding sequence GTGATCCGGCTCTCGAACGTCTCGAAGGCCTACGGCGACGAGACCGTCGTCGACGACGCGTCGCTGTCGGTCGAACCGGGGGAGGTCGTCGCGATCATCGGCCCGTCGGGCGTCGGGAAGACGACCCTGTTGCGGGTCCTCGCGCTGTTCCTCCGCCCGGACGAGGGAACCGTCGAGCTCGACGGAACCTCGGTCTGGGAGGCCGACGATGACACCCGCCTGGAGCTCCGTCGACGGGTCGGCATGGTGTTTCAGGAAGCCAGCCTGTTCGACGCCTCCGTCGCCCGGAACGTCGAGTACGGGCTGCGGGTCCGCCGGGGGTGGGACGACCGGCTCCGCGACGGGCTCCGGTCGATCCTGGGGTCGAACGGGACGCCCGAGGCCGTCGAGGGGGCGCTCGACGTGGTCGGGCTCGACGACAAGCTCGGCCAGGAGGCCGACTCGCTGTCGGGCGGCGAGGCCCAGCGGGTCTCGTTCGCGCGGTCGCTCGCGTACGACCCGACGTACCTGCTGCTCGACGAGCCCACCTCCGACCTCGACCCGCGCAACACCGGACTGATCGAGGAGGCGATCCTCGAGGCCCGCGACCGCGGCCTCGGCGTCGTCGTCGCGACCCACGACATGCACCAGGCCGAACGGATCGCAGACCGCGTCGGCGTCCTGCTCGGGGACGGGTTCACCGAGGTCGGCCCCACCGAGACGATCTTCGAGGACCCGAGCGACGAGCGCACCCGCAAGTTCATCTCCGGGGAGCTGGTGTACTGA
- a CDS encoding potassium channel family protein → MKIVIVGYGRVGSRTARVLDEEGHDVVVVDNDHTKVERARERGFRVIEGDGSNPSVLADAGVAHSDAVGAITGDPKLNFDICMEAKELGDCRTVMRVSEDFHEEIYDEFERAVDEIIYPERLGAAGAKTAMLGGDFNAIGDLTERLQLVTVAVDDDAPVIGGHVNELSVDGARVYAHGRAREPLTIPLPGTTVRSGDRIAVLAETDRVGDVRAALLGD, encoded by the coding sequence ATGAAGATCGTCATCGTGGGGTACGGTCGGGTCGGGTCCCGGACCGCCCGGGTCCTCGACGAGGAGGGACACGACGTGGTCGTCGTCGACAACGACCACACGAAAGTCGAGCGCGCGCGAGAGCGCGGCTTCCGGGTCATCGAGGGCGACGGGTCGAACCCGTCGGTGCTCGCCGACGCGGGCGTCGCCCACAGCGACGCCGTCGGCGCGATCACGGGCGACCCGAAGCTGAACTTCGACATCTGCATGGAGGCGAAGGAGCTGGGCGACTGCCGAACGGTGATGCGCGTCTCCGAGGACTTCCACGAGGAGATCTACGACGAGTTCGAGCGCGCCGTCGACGAGATCATCTACCCCGAGCGGCTCGGCGCCGCGGGCGCGAAGACCGCCATGCTCGGCGGGGATTTCAACGCGATCGGCGACCTCACCGAGCGGCTCCAGCTCGTGACGGTCGCGGTCGACGACGACGCCCCCGTGATCGGCGGCCACGTCAACGAGCTCTCGGTCGACGGCGCCCGGGTGTACGCCCACGGCCGCGCCAGGGAGCCGCTGACGATCCCGTTGCCCGGCACCACCGTCCGGTCCGGCGACCGGATCGCCGTGCTCGCGGAGACCGACCGCGTCGGCGACGTGCGCGCGGCGCTCCTGGGCGACTGA
- a CDS encoding ABC transporter permease, with product MPLDPVVQLLPAVAGLPFEEGYVSSVIFVSLYVSLIAVTLSTLFSIPVALVMGFTDFPGQQFVKSVINTGMGFPSVVVGLLVLFAVSNQGPLGTFDLIFTKEAMIMSQFVLATPPITAISLAAISGVSDNVRDAAHALGGTRIDVALVVIKEARYGIATAVLAGFGRAISEVGSVLIVGGNITSADGISKTRTLTTAIQLEARQGQYGTAMILGAVLVALVLLVNAVVVRLGSDGVTRQ from the coding sequence ATGCCGCTCGATCCGGTCGTACAGCTGCTTCCGGCGGTCGCCGGGCTCCCGTTCGAGGAGGGATACGTCTCGAGCGTCATCTTCGTCTCGCTGTACGTGAGTCTCATCGCGGTGACGCTGAGCACGCTGTTCAGCATCCCGGTCGCGCTGGTGATGGGGTTCACCGACTTCCCCGGCCAGCAGTTCGTGAAGTCTGTGATCAACACGGGGATGGGGTTCCCCAGCGTCGTCGTCGGCCTGCTGGTGCTGTTCGCGGTCTCCAACCAGGGGCCGCTCGGAACGTTCGACCTCATCTTCACCAAGGAGGCGATGATCATGTCGCAGTTCGTGCTCGCGACGCCGCCGATCACGGCGATCAGCCTCGCCGCCATCTCCGGCGTGAGCGACAACGTCCGCGACGCCGCACACGCCCTCGGCGGCACCCGGATCGACGTTGCGCTGGTGGTGATCAAGGAGGCGCGATACGGGATCGCGACGGCGGTCCTCGCCGGCTTCGGCCGCGCGATCAGCGAGGTCGGCTCCGTCCTCATCGTCGGCGGGAACATCACGAGCGCCGACGGGATCTCGAAGACCCGGACGCTGACGACCGCCATCCAACTCGAGGCTCGACAGGGGCAGTACGGTACCGCGATGATCCTCGGGGCGGTCCTGGTGGCGCTCGTGCTGCTGGTCAACGCGGTCGTCGTCCGGCTCGGTTCCGACGGGGTGACGAGGCAGTGA
- a CDS encoding acyltransferase, producing MTKRHVSLPAEADEGVTAFIEQVDDRLSSDEDTCEVVRDTLVDLFGDRDAYERWQAGGDVTPAERVRLQGYDPCNATLESEYYAEKDEETYTRSKHLQWLWRQFDATPMADNIAFALRFRQMLANHLFADAGDDLRLFKGITFTYGHNIEIGDNTVVHDDVHLDDRGKLTIGDRVSISDSAHLYSHDHDIVDQTHVDNYHTIVDDDARVTYDSMVSAGCRVGKNAVVGAKATVQGDVPDHHIAVGSPARSIRVKPGWESVADPVEDKLTNRADERAIEFDLPDDLDVFDEFQRDLTPPDGVDAPGAE from the coding sequence ATGACCAAGCGCCACGTGTCCCTCCCGGCGGAGGCGGACGAGGGGGTCACGGCCTTCATCGAGCAGGTGGACGACCGGCTATCGTCGGACGAGGACACCTGCGAGGTCGTCCGCGACACGCTCGTGGACCTGTTCGGCGACCGCGACGCCTACGAGCGGTGGCAGGCCGGCGGCGACGTGACGCCCGCCGAGCGCGTCCGACTCCAGGGGTACGATCCGTGTAACGCGACGCTGGAGTCGGAGTACTACGCCGAGAAGGACGAGGAGACGTACACCCGCTCGAAGCACCTCCAGTGGCTGTGGCGCCAGTTCGACGCGACGCCGATGGCCGACAACATCGCGTTCGCGCTGCGTTTCCGGCAGATGCTCGCGAACCACCTGTTCGCCGACGCCGGGGACGACCTCCGGCTGTTCAAGGGGATCACGTTCACCTACGGCCACAACATCGAGATCGGCGACAACACCGTCGTCCACGACGACGTGCACCTCGACGACCGCGGGAAGCTCACGATCGGCGACCGCGTCTCCATCTCGGATTCTGCGCACCTGTACAGCCACGACCACGACATCGTCGACCAGACGCACGTCGACAACTACCACACCATCGTCGACGACGACGCGCGCGTCACCTACGACTCGATGGTCTCCGCCGGCTGTCGCGTCGGGAAGAACGCCGTCGTCGGCGCGAAAGCCACCGTCCAGGGCGACGTACCGGACCACCACATCGCGGTCGGGTCGCCCGCCCGCAGCATCCGCGTGAAGCCCGGCTGGGAGTCCGTCGCCGACCCCGTCGAGGACAAGCTGACGAACCGCGCCGACGAGCGCGCGATCGAGTTCGACCTGCCCGACGACCTCGACGTCTTCGACGAGTTCCAGCGCGACCTCACGCCGCCGGACGGCGTCGACGCGCCCGGAGCCGAGTAG
- a CDS encoding glycoside hydrolase family 68 protein, whose product MTDPEGTSNAGADADAESIRSRTPAWTREQAGGLARVDDAVKPVIYPPSDPVSDEVYLWDTWLLRERDGAIADVGGYRVAFALTAPRDLLPGKRHDVATIRCFYSADGESWASAGPVFEGSEPLGSRQWAGCALWDPDGEGPSDLYCYYTAAGEADEEDLSYSQHLALATGGTLVADGESRSDSNGGGETAGDGLRVEGTFTHESLLHPDGVRYETEEQSRGMIYTFRDPWFFEDPATGDTHLLFEANVPVPEDSDACDGDAVGQEFNGAVGIADSPTGDPTEWELRDPLLHSTCVNQELERPHVVVRDGRYYLFVSSHEHTFAPGIDGFDALYGFVADELHGEYRPLNDTGLVLTNPGNAPFQTYSWLAFPHEEELLVTSFFNYYDLEGRTLDQVAELPPEEQFRRFGGTLSPTIRIDLDGDRTRVLGKLAHGHIPLPSEELPELVTRDVDAGRGGYGGSQ is encoded by the coding sequence ATGACCGACCCCGAGGGCACGTCCAACGCCGGCGCGGACGCCGACGCGGAGTCGATCCGGTCGCGAACGCCCGCGTGGACCCGCGAGCAGGCGGGCGGACTCGCCCGCGTCGACGACGCCGTGAAGCCGGTGATCTACCCCCCGAGCGACCCCGTCAGCGACGAGGTGTACCTGTGGGACACCTGGCTGTTGCGCGAGCGCGACGGCGCCATCGCCGACGTGGGCGGCTACCGCGTCGCCTTCGCGCTCACCGCGCCGCGGGACCTCCTCCCCGGCAAGCGCCACGACGTGGCGACCATCCGCTGTTTCTACTCCGCCGACGGCGAGTCGTGGGCGTCGGCCGGGCCCGTCTTCGAGGGAAGCGAGCCGCTCGGCTCGCGCCAGTGGGCCGGCTGCGCGCTGTGGGACCCCGACGGCGAGGGGCCCTCTGACCTGTACTGCTACTACACCGCCGCCGGCGAGGCAGACGAGGAGGACCTGAGCTACAGCCAGCACCTCGCGCTCGCCACCGGCGGCACCCTCGTCGCCGACGGCGAGTCGCGGAGCGACTCGAACGGAGGCGGTGAAACCGCCGGAGACGGCCTCCGCGTCGAGGGCACCTTCACCCACGAGTCCCTGCTGCACCCGGACGGCGTCCGCTACGAGACCGAGGAGCAGTCCCGGGGGATGATCTACACCTTCCGCGACCCGTGGTTCTTCGAGGACCCCGCGACCGGCGACACCCATCTCCTCTTCGAGGCGAACGTCCCCGTCCCCGAGGACAGCGACGCCTGCGACGGCGACGCCGTCGGCCAGGAGTTCAACGGCGCCGTCGGGATCGCCGACTCGCCGACCGGCGACCCGACCGAGTGGGAGCTTCGCGACCCCCTCCTGCACTCCACGTGCGTCAACCAGGAGCTCGAACGCCCGCACGTCGTCGTCCGCGACGGTCGCTACTACCTGTTCGTTTCCAGCCACGAGCACACCTTCGCGCCGGGGATCGACGGGTTCGACGCGCTGTACGGCTTCGTCGCCGACGAACTGCACGGCGAGTACCGCCCGCTCAACGACACCGGACTCGTGCTCACGAACCCCGGGAACGCGCCGTTCCAGACGTACTCCTGGCTCGCGTTCCCTCACGAGGAGGAGCTGCTCGTCACCTCCTTCTTCAACTACTACGACCTTGAGGGCCGGACGCTGGATCAGGTCGCAGAGTTGCCGCCCGAGGAGCAGTTCCGCCGCTTCGGCGGCACGCTCTCGCCGACGATCCGGATCGACCTCGACGGCGACCGAACCCGGGTGCTCGGGAAGCTCGCACACGGGCACATCCCGCTCCCCTCCGAGGAGCTGCCCGAACTCGTCACCCGCGACGTGGACGCCGGCCGCGGCGGCTACGGCGGCTCGCAGTAA
- a CDS encoding substrate-binding domain-containing protein, with protein MSKQRNDGHDGTASRRAFLAAAATGVTGALAGCAGIGGGQEESAGVSGETLTLTTTTSTYDTGLLDAIHPDFEEMYGVSVDAVAQGTGAALESARNGDSDVVMVHARGLEDEFLRNGYGVNRRDLMFNDFVIVGPESDPAGIRGMDSATEALTAIADAEATFVSRGDNSGTHTKELNLWEAAGTEPGGDWYQETGTGMGEALNVANQQDGYTLSDRGTFISQRSELDLVILVQGPIEDGPEILANPYGIMAVNPGVHDNANYDLSMAYIGWITSPETQQAISEYQVNGEQLFFPRAVSEDPDFQQYVPEGWSSNSTDG; from the coding sequence ATGTCGAAACAACGGAACGACGGGCACGACGGAACGGCCAGCAGGCGGGCGTTCCTGGCGGCGGCGGCGACGGGCGTCACCGGCGCGCTCGCGGGCTGTGCGGGCATCGGCGGGGGACAGGAGGAGTCGGCCGGCGTTTCCGGCGAGACGCTGACGCTCACGACGACGACGAGCACGTACGACACGGGGCTGCTCGACGCGATCCACCCGGACTTCGAGGAGATGTACGGCGTGTCCGTCGACGCGGTCGCGCAGGGGACGGGCGCGGCCCTCGAGTCGGCGCGCAACGGCGACTCGGACGTGGTGATGGTCCACGCCCGCGGGCTCGAGGACGAGTTCCTGCGCAACGGCTACGGGGTCAACCGCCGCGACCTCATGTTCAACGACTTCGTGATCGTCGGCCCCGAGAGCGACCCCGCCGGGATCCGGGGCATGGACTCGGCGACCGAGGCGCTGACCGCCATCGCCGATGCGGAGGCGACGTTCGTCTCCCGCGGGGACAACTCCGGGACCCACACGAAGGAGCTCAACCTCTGGGAGGCCGCCGGCACCGAGCCGGGCGGCGACTGGTACCAGGAGACCGGCACGGGGATGGGCGAGGCGCTGAACGTCGCCAACCAGCAGGACGGGTACACGCTCTCGGACCGCGGGACGTTCATCTCTCAGCGCTCGGAGCTCGACCTCGTGATCCTGGTGCAGGGTCCCATCGAGGACGGCCCGGAGATCCTCGCGAACCCGTACGGGATCATGGCGGTCAACCCCGGCGTCCACGACAACGCCAACTACGACCTCTCGATGGCGTACATCGGCTGGATCACCAGCCCCGAGACGCAGCAGGCCATCTCGGAGTATCAGGTCAACGGGGAGCAGCTGTTCTTCCCCAGGGCGGTCTCCGAGGACCCCGACTTCCAGCAGTACGTTCCGGAAGGCTGGAGTAGCAACTCGACCGACGGGTGA
- a CDS encoding DUF7384 family protein yields METWTALFERAEAFVVDEAEIRSALAARREGTRAGDGTGDDADTGDRDDDPSPDPPSDDPSPARVVADADVLAADLLVGGDARDALDGLRSHSWTTLVASDDLVADAEAVIADLADPDIAADWRERVEAWRDPVTQPPGDHPALASAYRGGAMHVLSFDERLTAPGAGAGLTDRFPVSVREPRAFATLFDAEKLYPAVAAGEYPGPDRDPRA; encoded by the coding sequence ATGGAGACGTGGACCGCGCTGTTCGAGCGGGCGGAGGCGTTCGTCGTCGACGAGGCGGAGATCCGGTCGGCGCTCGCGGCACGCAGGGAGGGGACCCGCGCCGGCGACGGCACGGGCGACGATGCCGACACCGGCGACCGCGACGACGATCCGTCGCCGGACCCGCCGAGCGACGACCCCTCGCCCGCCCGCGTCGTCGCCGACGCGGACGTGCTCGCGGCGGATCTGCTGGTCGGCGGCGACGCTCGCGACGCACTCGACGGGCTCCGAAGCCACTCGTGGACGACGCTCGTCGCCAGCGACGATCTCGTCGCCGACGCGGAGGCGGTGATCGCCGATCTCGCGGACCCCGATATCGCGGCCGACTGGCGCGAGCGAGTGGAGGCGTGGCGCGATCCCGTGACTCAGCCGCCGGGCGATCACCCGGCGCTGGCGTCGGCCTACCGCGGCGGCGCGATGCACGTGCTGTCGTTCGACGAGCGGCTCACCGCCCCCGGCGCGGGCGCGGGACTCACCGATCGGTTCCCGGTGAGCGTGCGCGAGCCGCGGGCGTTCGCGACGCTGTTCGACGCGGAGAAGCTGTATCCGGCGGTCGCGGCGGGGGAGTATCCGGGACCGGACCGCGATCCGCGGGCGTGA
- a CDS encoding dihydrodipicolinate synthase family protein, which yields MHGTGPPLVTPFDADGDLDEAALRDLVGWVEDRGVDFLVPCGSNSEAELMTAEERARTIEVVAEEASVPVLAGTGSPGKRETLAATDAAADAGADAALVVTPFYYGHDQATLSAYYREVADESPIPVYLYSVPVFTDVTLEPETVGRLADHPNVAGMKDSSGDIGAFQRTLDRTADADFDLVVGAGGVLGQALAAGGTGGVLALANLAPEATTAIYEAHAAGDDDCARELTAACVELNHAITAEYGIPGLKYAMRRRGAPAGHARSPHRPVDAEAKAALDDLLDDFEDLRGGL from the coding sequence ATGCACGGAACCGGACCGCCGCTCGTCACGCCGTTCGACGCCGACGGAGATCTGGACGAGGCCGCCCTGCGCGACCTCGTCGGCTGGGTCGAAGATCGCGGGGTCGACTTCCTCGTCCCCTGCGGGTCGAACAGCGAGGCAGAGCTCATGACCGCCGAGGAGCGCGCCCGGACGATCGAGGTCGTCGCCGAGGAGGCCTCGGTGCCGGTGCTCGCGGGCACGGGCAGCCCCGGGAAACGCGAGACGCTGGCGGCGACCGACGCAGCCGCCGACGCGGGCGCCGACGCGGCGCTCGTGGTCACGCCGTTCTACTACGGCCACGACCAGGCGACGCTTTCGGCGTACTACCGCGAGGTCGCCGACGAGTCGCCGATCCCGGTGTACCTCTACTCGGTGCCGGTGTTCACCGACGTGACGCTGGAGCCGGAGACGGTCGGCCGCCTCGCCGACCACCCGAACGTCGCGGGCATGAAGGACTCCTCGGGGGACATCGGGGCGTTCCAGCGCACGCTCGACCGGACCGCCGACGCCGACTTCGATCTCGTGGTCGGCGCGGGCGGCGTCCTCGGGCAGGCGCTCGCGGCCGGCGGAACCGGCGGCGTGCTCGCGCTCGCCAACCTCGCGCCGGAGGCGACGACCGCGATCTACGAGGCACACGCGGCCGGCGACGACGACTGCGCCCGCGAACTCACCGCCGCCTGCGTCGAGTTGAACCACGCGATCACCGCCGAGTACGGCATCCCCGGGCTGAAGTACGCGATGCGCCGGCGCGGGGCGCCCGCGGGACACGCTCGCTCGCCCCACCGCCCGGTCGACGCGGAGGCGAAGGCGGCGCTCGACGACCTCCTCGACGACTTCGAGGACCTGCGCGGCGGCCTCTGA
- a CDS encoding TOBE domain-containing protein, translating into MGSNGATGSNGAAGPNGDEGTAGFEASLTAGEATFEGHDAALLRAIAAAGSVSGAASDLGRSRARALSRLEALESAFGDLVDRRRGGADGGGSSLTANAESLLARFERLTAALAGTAGAAESVFDGGVTGREGELAVVDTDAGPLRALAVGDPEPADGDAVQVSVRADAVTLHEPSGTPSPDATSARNRFPGVAAAVDRGDAVVEVRIDVGAGEPLSALITVDSADRLGLHEGSEVVASFKATATRATRTNAAGDGDDRKE; encoded by the coding sequence ATGGGATCGAACGGCGCGACGGGGTCGAACGGGGCGGCGGGGCCGAACGGCGACGAGGGGACCGCGGGGTTCGAGGCGAGTCTCACCGCCGGCGAGGCGACGTTCGAGGGACATGACGCCGCGTTGTTGCGCGCCATCGCGGCCGCGGGGTCGGTCAGCGGCGCCGCGAGCGACCTGGGCCGGTCGCGGGCGCGGGCGCTCTCGCGATTGGAGGCGCTGGAGTCGGCCTTCGGCGACCTGGTCGACCGGCGCCGCGGCGGCGCCGACGGCGGCGGGAGCAGCCTGACCGCGAACGCCGAGTCGCTGCTGGCGCGCTTCGAGCGGCTGACGGCCGCGCTGGCGGGCACCGCCGGCGCCGCGGAGTCGGTGTTCGACGGGGGCGTGACGGGGCGCGAGGGCGAGCTCGCGGTCGTCGACACCGACGCCGGGCCGCTGCGGGCGCTCGCCGTGGGCGACCCGGAGCCGGCCGACGGCGACGCGGTGCAGGTGAGCGTCCGGGCCGACGCCGTGACGCTGCACGAGCCGAGCGGGACGCCCTCGCCCGACGCGACGAGCGCCAGGAACCGGTTCCCGGGCGTCGCCGCGGCGGTCGACCGCGGCGACGCGGTCGTCGAGGTGCGGATCGACGTGGGGGCCGGCGAACCGCTTTCGGCGCTGATCACGGTCGACAGCGCGGACCGGCTGGGCCTGCACGAGGGGAGCGAGGTGGTCGCCTCGTTCAAGGCGACGGCGACGCGGGCGACCCGCACGAACGCCGCCGGCGACGGGGACGACCGGAAGGAGTAG
- a CDS encoding putative sulfate/molybdate transporter has translation MAISERLATDYGVRFDAGEWTGALGDSVTVLPIVVGLAALTPVSLAHALLFFGVFQVVWGLVYGLPLSVEPMKALAGLALAGTVSAGEYVAAGLLAGAVLLLAAATGALGRLQRYVSEPVIRGIQLAVALVLVRSGLDLGLANPTLAVVAAGVAGVVALAGFRRGASLAVLGVGLALAVADAGVPAADLPALAVFPAAAPAVTTNALSATTGQLAMTVGNAAVATSLLLSDLFDADVSADRLSGSMGAMCLSAVPLGGIPMCHGSGGLAGKHAFGARTGGANLVLGGLYLAAVPFAGVVAAFPMAVLGVLLVVVAVHLGRRAVDVDGRRALALVALVGCVGLLWNVGAAFLVGLVADAARKRLAAA, from the coding sequence GTGGCGATCTCGGAGCGATTGGCGACCGACTACGGGGTCCGATTCGACGCCGGCGAGTGGACCGGCGCGTTGGGGGATTCGGTTACGGTTCTCCCGATAGTCGTCGGGCTGGCGGCGCTGACGCCCGTCTCGCTGGCGCACGCCCTGCTGTTCTTCGGCGTCTTCCAGGTCGTGTGGGGGCTCGTCTACGGGCTTCCCCTCTCGGTGGAGCCGATGAAGGCGCTCGCGGGGTTGGCGCTGGCGGGCACGGTCTCCGCCGGCGAGTACGTCGCCGCGGGCCTGCTTGCGGGCGCCGTCCTCCTCCTCGCGGCGGCGACGGGGGCGCTCGGGCGACTCCAGCGGTACGTGAGCGAGCCGGTGATCCGCGGCATCCAGCTTGCGGTCGCGCTGGTGCTCGTCCGCTCGGGGCTCGATCTGGGGCTGGCGAACCCGACGCTCGCGGTCGTCGCCGCCGGCGTCGCGGGCGTCGTCGCGCTGGCGGGGTTCCGCCGGGGCGCGTCGCTGGCGGTACTGGGCGTCGGCCTCGCGCTCGCGGTCGCGGACGCCGGAGTTCCAGCCGCCGACCTACCCGCGCTCGCGGTCTTCCCGGCGGCCGCGCCCGCGGTCACGACGAACGCGCTGTCGGCGACGACGGGGCAACTCGCGATGACCGTCGGCAACGCAGCCGTCGCGACGAGCCTCCTCCTGTCGGATCTGTTCGACGCCGACGTCTCGGCCGACCGGCTCTCGGGAAGCATGGGCGCGATGTGTCTCTCGGCGGTCCCGCTGGGCGGGATCCCGATGTGTCACGGCTCGGGCGGCCTCGCGGGCAAGCACGCCTTCGGCGCCCGCACCGGCGGCGCGAACCTCGTGCTCGGGGGGCTGTACCTCGCGGCCGTCCCGTTCGCGGGCGTCGTCGCCGCGTTCCCGATGGCCGTGCTCGGCGTCCTGCTCGTCGTGGTCGCGGTCCACCTCGGTCGCCGCGCGGTCGACGTGGACGGCCGCCGCGCGCTCGCGCTGGTCGCGCTCGTCGGCTGCGTCGGCCTCCTGTGGAACGTCGGCGCGGCGTTCCTCGTCGGTCTCGTCGCCGACGCGGCCCGCAAGCGGCTCGCGGCGGCGTGA
- a CDS encoding VOC family protein: MARDDIDGEVPADQSDVPVTAERPEDSVLRTTGTDHITLIGSNEEATVAFYRDVLGMPLVMRQPNLDAPEVTHLFFDSGDGRIITFFVEESRDNAPGQRPGVGAVHHLAFSIEAEELPEIKEALSEHGHRYSEFDRGAFHSLYTRDHNGLTIELVVDKYELPDDRRGEVMALAQSKRVAAGANYVDDEHMEAAIEELGLDVVRNEVPDAATGTGFDD; encoded by the coding sequence ATGGCCAGAGACGACATCGACGGCGAGGTTCCCGCCGACCAGTCGGACGTCCCCGTGACCGCCGAGCGCCCCGAGGACAGCGTGCTGCGGACGACCGGCACCGACCACATCACGCTCATCGGGAGCAACGAGGAGGCGACGGTGGCGTTCTACCGCGACGTGCTCGGGATGCCGCTGGTGATGCGCCAGCCGAACCTCGACGCGCCGGAGGTGACGCACCTGTTCTTCGACAGCGGCGACGGCCGCATCATCACGTTCTTCGTCGAGGAGAGCCGGGATAACGCCCCCGGCCAGCGCCCCGGCGTCGGCGCCGTCCACCACCTCGCGTTCTCCATCGAGGCCGAGGAGCTGCCCGAGATCAAGGAGGCGCTCTCCGAGCACGGCCACCGGTACAGCGAGTTCGACCGCGGCGCGTTCCACTCGCTGTACACCCGCGATCACAACGGGCTCACCATCGAGCTCGTCGTCGACAAGTACGAGCTCCCCGACGACCGCCGCGGCGAGGTGATGGCGCTCGCGCAGTCGAAGCGGGTCGCCGCCGGCGCCAACTACGTCGACGACGAGCACATGGAAGCCGCCATCGAGGAACTCGGCCTCGACGTGGTGCGAAACGAGGTTCCCGACGCCGCGACGGGCACCGGATTCGACGACTGA
- a CDS encoding metal-dependent hydrolase, translated as MMATTHVLAGVAVGLGTLALAPEAGPAVLAGAVGGLAPDLDLLGDHRKDLHFPAYGTVAAAVAVAAAAVAPSPATLSLATFLVAAALHAVSDIGGGDLTLRPWEATGDRAVYEHMRGRWHAPRRWVRYDGAPEDFLIGVALALPALAALDGPARWAVAGLVVVSAGYALTRRTLVDAGERIVAAAPDPVLAAVPETLIEDLR; from the coding sequence ATGATGGCGACGACCCACGTCCTCGCGGGCGTGGCCGTCGGGCTCGGGACGCTCGCGCTCGCGCCGGAGGCCGGACCGGCCGTCCTCGCGGGGGCAGTGGGCGGACTGGCGCCCGACCTCGACCTGCTCGGCGACCACCGGAAGGACCTCCACTTCCCCGCGTACGGCACCGTCGCGGCCGCGGTCGCGGTCGCGGCGGCGGCGGTCGCCCCGTCGCCGGCGACGCTGTCGCTCGCGACCTTCCTCGTCGCGGCGGCGCTGCACGCCGTCTCGGACATCGGCGGCGGCGACCTCACCCTCCGACCGTGGGAGGCGACCGGCGACCGGGCGGTGTACGAGCACATGCGCGGCCGGTGGCACGCCCCCCGCCGGTGGGTGCGGTACGACGGCGCCCCGGAGGACTTCCTGATCGGGGTCGCGCTCGCGCTCCCGGCGCTGGCGGCGCTCGACGGGCCGGCGCGCTGGGCAGTCGCGGGGCTCGTCGTCGTCTCCGCGGGTTACGCCCTCACTCGCCGGACGCTCGTGGACGCGGGGGAGCGCATCGTCGCTGCCGCGCCCGATCCCGTGCTCGCGGCGGTTCCGGAGACGCTGATCGAGGACCTGCGGTAG